GCGGTGATCCCCGGCATGAAAGCCAGCGGGTACGGCAGGATCATCCAGATCATTTCCACCTCCGTGAAAACACCGCTGAAAAATCTCGGCGTTTCCAATACCATCCGTGCAGCAGTAGCCAGCTGGGCCAAGACCTTGGCAAATGAGCTGGCGCCCTTTGGCATTACCGTCAACAACGTGCTTCCCGGCTCCATGACCACAGACCGGCTGCGCAGCCTGTTCCGCTCTTCCGCGGAAGCCAGGGGCATAACGGAAGATGAGGTGTCGGAGGAATGGCGGAACGAGATCCCCATGCAGCGTTTTGGCGATCCTGCCGAATTCGGCGCAGCGGTAGCCTTCCTGGCTTCCCCCGCGGCATCCTATATCACCGGCATCAATCTGCCGGTGGACGGCGGCAAAACACCATCCCTGTAAACATCCATCCGTTTATTTCCTTACTTTTACGGCGATGAATATCTGGAAAAACATCATTAAAAGTCCCACCTGACCGCTTCCGGGCCTGAATGGCCATTGCCTTTTTTATTTCAACCAACCCTTTAATTGATTCTCTGTATGAGCAGAAAAGATGTGAACTATGGTGAGTATCTGCACCTTGACCAGATACTGCATGCGCAATTCCCGGAAAGTGACAGGCTCCATATGCCTGCACATGATGAAATGCTGTTTATCGTGATCCACCAGGCTTATGAGCTGTGGTTCAAGCAACTGTTATATGAAGTGGAATCCGTGGCGGGCATTATGAAAAAACCGGCGCTGAACGATAACTCCCCTGAACTGCAAACGGTGGTGCACCGGCTTTCCCGGATGGTGACCATCCTGAAAGTGCTTGTGCACCAGATCGATATCATGGAAACGATGACGCCGATGGACTTCCTCGATTTCCGCGATATGCTGCGGCCGGCCTCCGGCTTTCAAAGCTGGCAGTTCAAAGTGCTGGAAGCAAGGCTGGGACTGAAGTATGAGCATCGTTACGGCCAGGAATATTACCTCTCCCAGCTGAAAGCAGAGCAGGTGGCCGGTATCCGCCAGGCGGAAAGTGAAAGGTCTGTGTTGCAGCTGCTGAATGACTGGCTGGAAAGGACGCCTTTCTTTGATGAACCGGAGAACTGGGTGAACTATCAGCCGGTTACCCATACCGGCCATGAGGCCGGCGAGCATATTTTCTGGAACGATTACCGGCAGATCTACGCCAGCAGCCTGGCCGATGCAGAACAAAGCAACCGCGAACATTTCAATAAAGTATTCTCCGGCGATACCGGAAAAGGTCTGTCACCCAAAGCCTGCCGGGCGGCGCTGTTCATTATGCTATACCGCGGCTATCCATTGCTGCAGCTGCCATTCCAGCTGCTGAACAGCCTGCTGGAGATCGACGAGCAGTTAAGCACATGGCGCTACCGGCACATGAGCATGGTGCACAGGATGATCGGCACCCGAATAGGAACGGGCGGCAGTACAGGCAGAGATTACCTGAAAGGCGCGCTGGACAAGCATTATATCTTTGCAGATATTGCAGGGTTGACAAGCTTCCTGATTGAAAGGAGAAAGCTGCCGGGCCTTAGTCATGAAATGGAGAGAAGACTGGGGTTCCTGTGATGACAGTCTTTTTACAACATAAAGGGTGGCGGTGACCGTCATCCTTTATGTTGCAGTAATTCATACACGGTGGAAAATCCCCTATTCTACCACGTTAATGGTGCGGGTAAAGCTCTCTTCAAGCGAAATAAATGTTTCGGTGCGTTCGATCCCTTTGATCTTTTGGAGTTCGTCGTGCAGCACACGGCGCAGGGAAGAGATATCCTTGCAGATGATCTCGGCAAACATGCTCCAGCCGCCAGTGGTGTAATTCAGCCGGACAATTTCAGGCATTTTACGTAATTCCTTGGCTACCGTGTCGTACATGGAACTCTTTTCCAGGAAAATGCCGATAAACGCGATCACGTCATAGCCGATCATTTTTAAATCCACATGCAATCTCGTACCTTTAACAATACGCAGTTCCTGTAGTTTCTTCATACGCACGTGGATCGTTCCGCCTGAAACGAAGAGCTTCTTCCCAAGGTCAGCATAAGAGATTTCTGCGTTAGACATCATCTCACTGATGATCTGAAGGTCCAGTTTGTCAATATTCAAATTGTGGCTCATTTTGACAAAGTGTTTTTGAATGTTTTAAACTTATATGCAAATATTTAAAAAATATCGAAATTTCCAAAATTTCCCTTAAAATATTTGCAAAAAATACCCCCTCTCTTTAGATTTGCATTATTGTTATTGACAACAAGCCCAGTCCAGACAAGCTGGTTCAGTGCCCGAAAGTAGCATTTAAACGGCAGTCGGATTAAACTTTGTGGGATGATGGAACTGGCAGACATGCCCTCTCGTCTCGGGGGTGAGGATCACGGGATAAACGTAGCGTAATGGGTTGACCACTAATCTTATTTGTGCTATGGCTAACCGCCTCGTGTAGGTTCGACTCCTACTCCTACAGCAAAAAAGGCTGTACCAAACGTTGGTACAGCCTTTTTTTATTTCTTCCTTACTCCTTCTCATCATGCCCTGCCGGCCAATTTTACTATTTTTGCCGCCTCATGGGACAAAAGAAATTACAACGGTTCGCAGAAATAGAGACTTTCCCGAATGTGCTCATCTATCCGGAAAGGATGCAGGGCAAGTGGCCTGAACACTTTGGGAACAGTCATCCGCTGACATTGGAACTGGCCTGCGGAAAAGGGGATTACACCCTGGGCCTGGCCCGCCTGTACCCGGAACGGAACTTTATGGGGGTAGACGTGAAAGGCAACCGCATCTGGCGGGGCGCCAAAACTGCGCTCACGGAGCAACTCGGCAATGTGGCCTTCCTGCGCACCCAGATCGATAAACTGCCGGATTATTTTCTGCCGGGGGAAGTAAAAGAGATATGGATCACCTTCCCGGACCCTTTCCTCCGGAAGTCCAGGGCCCGGCACCGGCTCACACATCCCAGGTTCCTGGGCCTTTACCAGCAGGTATTGGTTCCCGGAGGCACGGTGAACCTCAAAACGGATTCCCCCCAGCTGTACAAATTCACCCGAATGGTGATCGCCGCTACCGGCTGTACCCTGCTGGAAGACATTCCGGATGTGTACGCACAACAAAATATCGATCCGCTGCTGCGCATCCGGACCTTTTATGAAGGCATGCACCTGGCGGACGGCAGAACCATCCGCTTCCTTAAATTTGTATTGCCCGCACAACCGATAGACTGGAAAGCGGTAAAACTGGATATGGACGATGAAGAAAGCGCTGGAGGAGAACATTGATTTCTATTATAACGAGCAGGGTTATGTAGTGCTCACTGAAAAGTATCACCGGGAAAGGGGATACTGCTGTGGAAATGGCTGCCTGCACTGTCCTTTTGATTATGAAAAAGTCCCCGAAAATAAAAGAAGCCTCCTCCGGGAAGCCCGGCGGAAAGGCGGGAACGGCTAAAAAAACGGCCGGAACGCAGAAAACCGGAAGAACAATCGCAACAAAGCAAACGGCTGACAAGGCGCCCACTTTCCTGGATGCCGTGTATGATATCGTACGCCGCATTCCCCGGGGGCGCGCCACAAGCTATGGCGCCATCGCAGAAGCCGCCGGCATCCGCCTCTCCGCCCGCATGGTAGGCTGGGCCATGAATGCCGCCGGCCGCGCCAACCCGCCTGTACCGGCCCACCGGGTCGTGAACAGCAAAGGGCTGCTCACCGGCAAACATCACTTCTCCACACCTACCCTCATGCAGGAACTGCTGGAAAATGAAGGCATACTGGTGGAAAACGACCAGATCCAAAATTTCAGCACTGTTTTCTGGGACCCGGGGGAACTGCAGGGAAAAGGAAAAACAAAAAAGAAGAAATAGAATATCTTTACAACAGCATAGGATCTGATCTCATAAAAATGATATGTCTGTATTAAAACTCAAGCTGGACCAGGAGCAGCTGGTTGAAGATTTTTTTGAGGATACCTGGCTGGCCGGCATCATGTCTCCCGCAAGGGATTTCCAGCTGTGCTGGCAGATCAATCAACAACTGGGATATGATTTTCGCGTTAACAATTTACTGGAGATCAAGCTGACAAAAAACCGCCGCTCCTTTTACTTTACAGTATTCGAATACCTGGAGCTTACCAAATCTGCCGCACATTATTTGTACAATAATCACTGCAAGGCCGAATTCCTTCTGCCGGAACTGAAGCATGTGGACTATATCTGGCTGATCAAAGGAAACTATTACCAGGCGGCAGATGTAAAGAGCCTGATAGAGCAATGCAGGAAAGCAGAGCTGGTTCAGCTGGTCACTTTGCTGGACATGAAAGACATTAAAAACAAGATCAATCTGATCTTTTAGATAACGCATCTGATTTCATCATGTGGACGTAACCCAGAAGCATCAATCCCGTTATGCTCCATCAAACCTTATTATGTATGTGGCAGGAAAAAGATCATCAACTGTTTCGCGCTTTCCGGTTCCCTGACTTCAGGGAAGCCTTTGCATTCATGACAAAAGTAGCCCTGGTCGCGGAAAAAATGGATCATCATCCCACGTGGACCAATACCTATGACCGGGTGGAGATATACCTTTCCACACACAGCGCAGGAAATACCGTAACAGAAAAGGACCATGCACTGGCTAAAGCGATAGACGATCTTTATGAACCATCCTGACCGTTTTCTGTTCATCTTCCTGCTGTTCTGCAGTTCCCTGCTTTCCCTTACCCGCGCAACGGCACAAGACACGCTGGCTATTGACTTTACCGGACCGGCAGACCGGCTGGACCTCCGTGCCTTTACCGGTGTGTATCACGACCGGGATGAGGCCTTCAACATGCAGGATTTCGGGTCCATGCCATTTGTTCCGGACACCGCCGTCTTTCATATGCACAAACGGCCGCTGCATCATGTCAACAACATCTGGCTGAAGTTCACCATCAGGAATACCGGCGCAACGGATACCACGCTTTACCTGTTTACCGGTTACCACGATGAAATGGAATGGTTCACCCCCGGGGCGGATGGGAGTTATAACAGAGCGGTACATACCGGTCTTATGATAGATGATGGGGATGTGGATCGATGGGGGCGCTATGCATTTCCCGTGAAAGTAGCCGCCGGCCATACCAGCACTTTTTACCTGCATATCATCAATCATCTTTACCGGGAGAACAGGCTGATGCCGGTATTGTATGACGCGCTGCACTACGCGGAGCACAGGCAGGTACATGCCGATCATTTCAAAAGGGAAGCCCTGGTGATACAGGTGCTCATCGGCATGCTGCTGGTATTGCTCTGCATCACACTGATCAATTACACCCAGTTGCCTGACCGTTCCTCGCTCTATTTCGCGGCTTATATCCTGGGGCTGATCCTGTTCTTTGCTTTACGGCTGGAATCAAAGCCTTTCCAGCTCTCTTTCTTCCATTTCTGGCCCATGCTGAAATATTACTGGGACATTCCGGCGATATTGTTCTGCTTCTATCTGGCACCGCTCGTCTTCGGGAATATTTTCCTCAGCCTGCGCGAGCGTTATCCGCTGATGGAAAGATGCTACCGGTACGGCGCCATTTTCATGGGCATCCTGATCGTACTGTTCCTGGGGATCATTGCCCTTGGGGAGTTCCAGGTGCCGGCCATGATCTACTCCTGGTTCCACATGTTCTCCATCATACCCCTGGGTATTTCATTCCTTGCGCTCGCCCGCAGAACCCGGCATCACCCGCTGGTGCGTTTCTTTCTGCTGGGATCGCTGAGCGTGTTCTTCCTCTCCGTCTGGTCTTTCATTGTGAATAAGGAGCCCGTGGGCCTGACAAGCATTCCCGAACTGACGGCCCCGAATTACATCATCCTGGCAGGCATTCTGCTGCAGGCCATGTTCTATGCGGCGGGGTTAAGCTACCGGAACAAGCTGGTGCACCAGGAAAGGACCAAGACCCAGGAAATGCTGATCCGCCAGCTGAACAAGAACAAAGAACTGCAACGGAAGCTGAACGAGCAGCTGGAGGAACTGGTAAAGGAGCAGACCACCGAGATACTGAGAAAAAAGCAGGAACTGGAAGAACAGCGCAAGCTGCAGCTGGAAGTGGAGTACAGCAAGAAACTGGCGGAGATAGAGCTGAAGGCCATCCGTGCGCAGATCAACCCGCACTTCATCTTCAACTGCCTCAATTCCATCCAGCTGTTCGTGATGCAGCGGGACTATGAGCATGCGCAAAAATATCTTTCCGATTTTTCATACCTCATCCGCAAAACGCTGGACTTCTCACGCCGCAATTTTATCTCCCTGTCAGACGAAATTACTTACTTAAATACCTATCTTGGGCTGGAGAAGATGCGGTTTGAGCAGAAGATGTTTTACGAGGTCATTGTTGATCCCAGGATAGCGGCCGCCGAACTGGAAGTACCGGCCATGCTGCTGCAACCCTATGTTGAGAATGCGGTAAAACATGGCATGACGAACCCGGACCACCCCAGCGGCATGCTCATTATCCGGTTCAACCAGTTGGAGCCGGATATGCTGGAGTGCGTGATCGAGGATAACGGTATAGGCATAGCACGTTCGAAAGCCATGCGCTCCATGCCCTCGCATCACCAGTCGTCCGGCATGGAGATCAGCCTCAACCGGGCGGAACTGCTGAACAAAATGTATAACACAGGCATCCAGATAGAAATTATTGATAAATCAGATAAACAGGCCAGCGACAGCGGAACCATCATCAGGATATTGATACCCCAGTTATAGTTGACCTGAGCCAATTAAATACATATGATCCGCGCAGTAATCATAGATGATGAACGGAATAGCAGGGACATTATTTCCCTGATGCTGGGCAAGTACTGCCCGGAAATAGAAGCCGTAGGCACCGCCGCAAATTGCCGCGATGGTATTGAACAGATCCACCTGCATAAACCCCAGCTGGTATTTCTCGATCTTGAAATGCCGGATGGCACTGGTTTCGATGTGCTGGCCGGAGCATACGATGCGTCTTTCGAAGCTATTTTCGTTACCGCATTCGAGAAACGCTTTCTGCATGCCATCCGTTTAAGTGAAGTGGAACTGATCCTCAAACCGATCGATAAAGAAAGCCTGCTGCAGGCGGTTGGCACTGTCGTGAAACGCATCAGCCACCAGCAGCAGCATGAACGTTACCAGGTACTGCTCTCCAATTTCTCCAAACCGGAAGGGGATGTACGGCGGCTCGTACTGCCTTCTCCCGATGGGCCGGAAGCGGTGATACCGGTGGAAGACATTTACTACCTGGAGGGCTACGCTGAGAAAACCGTGTTTTATCTGCCGGATGGAAAAGTACTGGCTTCCCGCCGGCCATTCCGCTATTATACGGAGCTTTTTGCGAACATGCGCTTCTATCAGACCACGAACCACCAGATGGTACAGTTGCCGCAGATACAGCGTATAGATCATGAACAGAACAAGCTGCATCTGAAAGATGGTCTCGTACTGGATGTAACGGACCGCCGCAAACGCGAGCTGGTGAACATGCTGAAGCAGTGATCGCTTACAGCCACCATCCCATCAGGATACAGGCAATGACAATGAAAGGCGAAGGCACACGGGAGAAATACAACAGCCCGAGCGTACCGGTCATGATCAGGAGATTATACCAGGTGGGGCTGACGGAGAGGAAAAGGATAAAAGTGGCCGCCCACATGATACCCACCACCACGGCATTGATCCCTTCCAGCGCGCGGTAGATGATCACATGTTTTTTCAGGTTATTCCATATCGGGAAGAAGAACAGCACGAGCAGCATGCTTGGCAGGAAAATGGCGATGGGCGCCAGGATGCAGCCCAGAAACTGGTAACCTGTACCCAGGTTCCGCATGACCATCCCACCCACAAAAGCCGCCAGGGAAAAGGTGGGGCCGGGCAGGGCGCGCATGATCCCCGCGCCGGTAAGCAGTTCTTCGGCAGTCATGAACTGGGACTTCGTACGGGTAACATACTGCTCCAGCAACATCGCTATCAGGATGTCGCCACCGCCGAAAACCAGGCTGCCGAAACGGTAAAAGTTCTCGAAAAGGTTGAAAGGGCGGCGGGTGATCCAGTCGTTCGTACGCGCGAGTTCGGACAGGAACCCCGCCAGCAGGAAGATCGTGGCGAAGAGCCAGAGGTTGCTCCATTGTATCTTTTTACGTTTCCCCTCAATATCCGGGATACGTTTGTTGCTGAAATTGGAAATGATGCCGCCGAGGATGATCAGGGCGGGGAAGGTCCAGGGAGATTTGATGAAGAAAGCGGTCAGCATCGCCACCAGCATGATCCCCACCGTAGCCATATTCTGTATGCTCACCTTGCAGGCTTTGATGCCCCCGTATGCCAGGAACCCGACCGCCATCGGCTGCACATACCTGAAAATATCCACATTCAGCGCCCGCTTGTCAAAATACTGCAGCAGAAAACTGAGAGAGCCCATCAGCAGGCAGGCGGGCGTTATCCAGATGGCCAGCGTCACTACCGCCAACGGCAATCCACCGCGCTTGTACCCGATGAGGGTCAAGGTTTGCGATGAAGAAGCCCCGGGCAACAGCTGGCAAAATGCATTATACTCCATCAGCTCCTGCTCCGTTACGTCTTTCCGTTGCTGCACAAAGGTTTTCATCATCATCGCCAGGTGCCCCTGCGGCCCTCCGAAAGCGGTGAAACTGTGCAACAATACGGCCCTCAAAAATGACATGTGACGTAAAAACACTATTGGATCGGATATAACTGCCGAATATGCGGTAAAATACTGAATTTTTCAAATCACAGCCCCAATAACCAGGGATTTGAGGCATAGAACTTGTACTTCCAATCGTGACGGCAAACCGTTCTGTTCGTTTAGCCGTTTATGGTATTATGACCTCAAATTCATGATATGTTGCGATTCTCACTGGCACTTTTGCTGCTTATCAGCACCGCAGGTACCCGGGCACAGTCCACCGGCTACAACAGCGCCGCCCACTGGTCCAACTTCTCTTTCCAGTCCGTAGCCGCCCGTCCTGATACCGCTGGGGACACCTGCCTGGTATTCGTCAGCAACCGCCATGTGATGGCGGACAGTCTCCGCTTTGTGGATGAATCGCTGGATACGGCAGCACTCAAATATTTTTTCCTGCAGAAACAGCAGGGCAAATGGAACGTGTACAAGGCTTCCTCGCTGGACGAGGCGATGGAAAACCTGCCCGCCAGGAAAGATATTGTGGTGTACGCGGAAGGCATGGGCAAGGTATTCACCGCCAATGTGGAAAGGGCACGGCTGATGAGCGCCCAGTATAATGTGAATGTAGTGATGTTCGACTATGCCAGCATCAACACTACATACAAACCCGCAAAAAACTTCCGGTTCGCCAGGGAGAATGCCCGCCTGTCTGCCGCACACTACCTTTCCCTGCTGAAGGAACTACGGCGGGCCCGGATGGATAATGCAACATGGATCAGCGGTTTGAAGCTTTCTACGTTCTACCACAGTATGGGTAATATCATCCTCGAAAAAATGATCACGGAACATGATATCAGCAGCATCAACGACACGCCTTTTATTGATAACCTGGTGATCAACGCCGCCTGTGTACCCATGAAACAGCACAGGGAATGGCTCGAAAAAGTACGGTTCGCAAAGCAGGTGTATATACATTACAACCATACGGACCTGCAGCTGAAAGGGGCGCACCTGCTTACCATGAAAAGGCAGCTGGGAGAAAAGATCCCGGGGAAACGGCGGACAGCACATGCGATCTATGTCAACTTTCATGACATCGCCGGTTTCCGGCACAGCTACTTTATGAACTTCCCGTACATTGGATACAAACTGACACCGGCGATGATCCGTTATTTTTCCAGGCTGTTCACCGGACAGGACATTTCCCCGCAGGAAGTCACGGCCCTGTTAACCACCCCTGGGACCGGGACCGGCAGCATGTAGCGTTTTAT
This genomic stretch from Chitinophaga sp. XS-30 harbors:
- the chrA gene encoding chromate efflux transporter; this translates as MSFLRAVLLHSFTAFGGPQGHLAMMMKTFVQQRKDVTEQELMEYNAFCQLLPGASSSQTLTLIGYKRGGLPLAVVTLAIWITPACLLMGSLSFLLQYFDKRALNVDIFRYVQPMAVGFLAYGGIKACKVSIQNMATVGIMLVAMLTAFFIKSPWTFPALIILGGIISNFSNKRIPDIEGKRKKIQWSNLWLFATIFLLAGFLSELARTNDWITRRPFNLFENFYRFGSLVFGGGDILIAMLLEQYVTRTKSQFMTAEELLTGAGIMRALPGPTFSLAAFVGGMVMRNLGTGYQFLGCILAPIAIFLPSMLLVLFFFPIWNNLKKHVIIYRALEGINAVVVGIMWAATFILFLSVSPTWYNLLIMTGTLGLLYFSRVPSPFIVIACILMGWWL
- a CDS encoding MGMT family protein, yielding MKKSPKIKEASSGKPGGKAGTAKKTAGTQKTGRTIATKQTADKAPTFLDAVYDIVRRIPRGRATSYGAIAEAAGIRLSARMVGWAMNAAGRANPPVPAHRVVNSKGLLTGKHHFSTPTLMQELLENEGILVENDQIQNFSTVFWDPGELQGKGKTKKKK
- a CDS encoding LytTR family DNA-binding domain-containing protein, which encodes MIRAVIIDDERNSRDIISLMLGKYCPEIEAVGTAANCRDGIEQIHLHKPQLVFLDLEMPDGTGFDVLAGAYDASFEAIFVTAFEKRFLHAIRLSEVELILKPIDKESLLQAVGTVVKRISHQQQHERYQVLLSNFSKPEGDVRRLVLPSPDGPEAVIPVEDIYYLEGYAEKTVFYLPDGKVLASRRPFRYYTELFANMRFYQTTNHQMVQLPQIQRIDHEQNKLHLKDGLVLDVTDRRKRELVNMLKQ
- a CDS encoding Lrp/AsnC ligand binding domain-containing protein, producing the protein MSHNLNIDKLDLQIISEMMSNAEISYADLGKKLFVSGGTIHVRMKKLQELRIVKGTRLHVDLKMIGYDVIAFIGIFLEKSSMYDTVAKELRKMPEIVRLNYTTGGWSMFAEIICKDISSLRRVLHDELQKIKGIERTETFISLEESFTRTINVVE
- a CDS encoding DUF5522 domain-containing protein, with translation MKKALEENIDFYYNEQGYVVLTEKYHRERGYCCGNGCLHCPFDYEKVPENKRSLLREARRKGGNG
- a CDS encoding alpha/beta hydrolase, which encodes MLRFSLALLLLISTAGTRAQSTGYNSAAHWSNFSFQSVAARPDTAGDTCLVFVSNRHVMADSLRFVDESLDTAALKYFFLQKQQGKWNVYKASSLDEAMENLPARKDIVVYAEGMGKVFTANVERARLMSAQYNVNVVMFDYASINTTYKPAKNFRFARENARLSAAHYLSLLKELRRARMDNATWISGLKLSTFYHSMGNIILEKMITEHDISSINDTPFIDNLVINAACVPMKQHREWLEKVRFAKQVYIHYNHTDLQLKGAHLLTMKRQLGEKIPGKRRTAHAIYVNFHDIAGFRHSYFMNFPYIGYKLTPAMIRYFSRLFTGQDISPQEVTALLTTPGTGTGSM
- a CDS encoding SDR family oxidoreductase, encoding MKLSLAGKTAVICGGSQGLGLASARELAFLGASCILLARSESTLKAAAATLDVSQGQQHDYYIVDFQYPDKVSQTIRVITDKQVVHILVNNTGGPSGGPIVAAEGGAFLKAFEMHVVCNQLLAQAVIPGMKASGYGRIIQIISTSVKTPLKNLGVSNTIRAAVASWAKTLANELAPFGITVNNVLPGSMTTDRLRSLFRSSAEARGITEDEVSEEWRNEIPMQRFGDPAEFGAAVAFLASPAASYITGINLPVDGGKTPSL
- a CDS encoding 4a-hydroxytetrahydrobiopterin dehydratase — translated: MWQEKDHQLFRAFRFPDFREAFAFMTKVALVAEKMDHHPTWTNTYDRVEIYLSTHSAGNTVTEKDHALAKAIDDLYEPS
- a CDS encoding histidine kinase, with amino-acid sequence MNHPDRFLFIFLLFCSSLLSLTRATAQDTLAIDFTGPADRLDLRAFTGVYHDRDEAFNMQDFGSMPFVPDTAVFHMHKRPLHHVNNIWLKFTIRNTGATDTTLYLFTGYHDEMEWFTPGADGSYNRAVHTGLMIDDGDVDRWGRYAFPVKVAAGHTSTFYLHIINHLYRENRLMPVLYDALHYAEHRQVHADHFKREALVIQVLIGMLLVLLCITLINYTQLPDRSSLYFAAYILGLILFFALRLESKPFQLSFFHFWPMLKYYWDIPAILFCFYLAPLVFGNIFLSLRERYPLMERCYRYGAIFMGILIVLFLGIIALGEFQVPAMIYSWFHMFSIIPLGISFLALARRTRHHPLVRFFLLGSLSVFFLSVWSFIVNKEPVGLTSIPELTAPNYIILAGILLQAMFYAAGLSYRNKLVHQERTKTQEMLIRQLNKNKELQRKLNEQLEELVKEQTTEILRKKQELEEQRKLQLEVEYSKKLAEIELKAIRAQINPHFIFNCLNSIQLFVMQRDYEHAQKYLSDFSYLIRKTLDFSRRNFISLSDEITYLNTYLGLEKMRFEQKMFYEVIVDPRIAAAELEVPAMLLQPYVENAVKHGMTNPDHPSGMLIIRFNQLEPDMLECVIEDNGIGIARSKAMRSMPSHHQSSGMEISLNRAELLNKMYNTGIQIEIIDKSDKQASDSGTIIRILIPQL
- the trmB gene encoding tRNA (guanosine(46)-N7)-methyltransferase TrmB → MGQKKLQRFAEIETFPNVLIYPERMQGKWPEHFGNSHPLTLELACGKGDYTLGLARLYPERNFMGVDVKGNRIWRGAKTALTEQLGNVAFLRTQIDKLPDYFLPGEVKEIWITFPDPFLRKSRARHRLTHPRFLGLYQQVLVPGGTVNLKTDSPQLYKFTRMVIAATGCTLLEDIPDVYAQQNIDPLLRIRTFYEGMHLADGRTIRFLKFVLPAQPIDWKAVKLDMDDEESAGGEH
- a CDS encoding tryptophan 2,3-dioxygenase — encoded protein: MSRKDVNYGEYLHLDQILHAQFPESDRLHMPAHDEMLFIVIHQAYELWFKQLLYEVESVAGIMKKPALNDNSPELQTVVHRLSRMVTILKVLVHQIDIMETMTPMDFLDFRDMLRPASGFQSWQFKVLEARLGLKYEHRYGQEYYLSQLKAEQVAGIRQAESERSVLQLLNDWLERTPFFDEPENWVNYQPVTHTGHEAGEHIFWNDYRQIYASSLADAEQSNREHFNKVFSGDTGKGLSPKACRAALFIMLYRGYPLLQLPFQLLNSLLEIDEQLSTWRYRHMSMVHRMIGTRIGTGGSTGRDYLKGALDKHYIFADIAGLTSFLIERRKLPGLSHEMERRLGFL
- a CDS encoding IPExxxVDY family protein; translated protein: MSVLKLKLDQEQLVEDFFEDTWLAGIMSPARDFQLCWQINQQLGYDFRVNNLLEIKLTKNRRSFYFTVFEYLELTKSAAHYLYNNHCKAEFLLPELKHVDYIWLIKGNYYQAADVKSLIEQCRKAELVQLVTLLDMKDIKNKINLIF